The window TTGTTAATTTAACTTAAGTGCCTTTAATTAATACTCAAGTTATTGATGGGCAAGGATTCTAGCCTTAATCAACATTAATATACCTTTACATAAACCTTGAGTATTTGTACTTAAAAGTATGTTTTGAGGTTTCTTAAGAGTATCTTAATATTTAACTAAACAGCAAGCGTCCTATACACTTGAGGGGCGATAGTCACATGACAGTAACAGACGAAATGTATATAAATATTAAGTAATTAATATTCCATAAGTTTACGATTAGACATAAAAAACCTTCCTCGCAGTACTTCTAGCAGTGTTTTAAAAGCTGAGGGGAGAGGGGCGATCGCTTCTATCGACTCAAGAGAAACAGGATGTTGTAATCGCAGCCGCCACGCATGAAGTGCTTGACCTGGAAGGTTAACCCCTACTGAGTGACCAGAACTGTAAACCGGATCACCTACTATCGGATGCCCAATATGAGTACTGTGGACGCGAATTTGATGGGTACGCCCTGTTTCTAATTGGAAATGCACTAACGTGTAGTTTCCAAGGCGTTCCTGTACCCGCCAGTGGGTAACAGCAGACCGACCGCCTTTTGATTCTGTGACTACAGCCATTTTCTTGCGGTCTACAGGATGACGACCGATAGGCGCATCAACGCTGCCGCTATCAGTTCTGGGGGAACCGTAGACTACACCCAAGTACTCCCGACAAGCTGTTTTGGCTTTTAGCTGTGCTTGGAGGTGTTGATGAGCAAAATCTGTTTTAGCGATCGCGATCGCACCAGTAGTATCTTTATCCAAGCGATGAACAATTCCTGGCCTCTGTACACCACCAATTTCAGATAACG of the Oculatellaceae cyanobacterium genome contains:
- a CDS encoding RluA family pseudouridine synthase, with product MLQVGSDADSNFVAESVFRLDSWLANQLANLSRSRIQKLITQGCVQINDQICSVKDTKVKLGDRIHVTIPDAEPPKTQAENIPLDILYEDDSLLIVNKPAGLVVHPAAGHETGTLVNALLAHCPLSEIGGVQRPGIVHRLDKDTTGAIAIAKTDFAHQHLQAQLKAKTACREYLGVVYGSPRTDSGSVDAPIGRHPVDRKKMAVVTESKGGRSAVTHWRVQERLGNYTLVHFQLETGRTHQIRVHSTHIGHPIVGDPVYSSGHSVGVNLPGQALHAWRLRLQHPVSLESIEAIAPLPSAFKTLLEVLRGRFFMSNRKLMEY